A genomic region of Venturia canescens isolate UGA chromosome 7, ASM1945775v1, whole genome shotgun sequence contains the following coding sequences:
- the chb gene encoding CLIP-associating protein 1-A isoform X1: protein MALNPRDMDAFVALLSTSDIKKKLTVGNLLLNYLGDPTKSIECQDIGLFIDQIIPWLANGNAKVVQNGLEVLTYLADRMGHDFRPYISTIIQPTIDRLGDSKDLTREKARLVLLKVMEKGSMMPQQLLDRLHPAFGHKNAKLREEALVLLTTTLNEHGADEMLLSGVIPSIVKLLSDPNEKVRETAVNTAVTIYTHVGERFRMDLQRKHNVPQAKWALLAEKFDQVKTDGDFLPLALSSDVGKDNDEPDRAIKSAPVKRTTSVPLKRSQFGPAKAPLSTPGQAGAVDEETFLTAFEDVPSVKLFSAKDLEEQMKVISETIGDDKKDWKQRTDSLKRLRGIIVAGGTNYENFTELLKSIQRPFAGACTDLRSQVVREACITLAFLSHHLKNKLAGFVEAILVSIMNLIQNSAKVVATAGAVALRFIFQNTHSGRFIPIIAASLSNKSKDIRRASCEYLNLILQSWPTLILQKHVTVLQDAIKKGVADSDSEARAFARKSYWAFKDHFPEQAEVLLNSLDATYKRSLMSLSNSGSINSLNTVPRSMNTSPRASRPGLSSTETVVNTGSTENLQANESPPHGLLRRTPSLPRSYRQSGIPILQRQSTDNYCRVTPGPRSTSAIDLQAAKRAQARTVYANLNRMRATPHNDHGGEGATRQARFNRSPDMAAAAANTERTPRTRTKVAGVSQSQPNSRSGSPSSRSSYATYNRDNENSAIRPRRLSGQGIRSGSNSREPSPQRFAMDRSFASKIRGRNMYMSPSERPPTSRPVMAQKMLQQSREAESALADALTGKGDHSDDSETNSICSEHSFDGIRRASDSYSWSGSQQRLYRDHWDQSIVKDIKEIIENCGRNPWTNRKEGLIGLHNFLSNGNTLSASELRKVTDIFAKMFMDSHTKVFSLFLDTLTVLITTHREDLNDWLYVLCARLLNKLGTDLLGSVQTKVYKTLDVVRESFPGDLLLPAVMRFLTDPTQTPNSRVKVATLNFLMHVAGNSQPSALNPTCKSALARLLNWTMDVKSQDVRRHAEEAVIALYNLNPPQFPMILGELPKFYQDAAMPLIQAHLKRSSSSSNPSSPGMETGRLLHSPARTRTKTDVDMTDADNLNPEEVYKSLRRTTAEIQNYGFERTTTSKDSGISNMADVEEKMESLTLTNSGRSSSVSSPTQRGKPVNNNGSSDTIAGDLILPQQQENNGYGTHSSSPDMLLRGPEVVDNTIKTLQSAISQNSAKVQALEEFQLYVRDCDAAYIKQQFKKLLKTLLECLASEDKQLEIQVLQTLIEMLKCPELVESFSKYAELVVLKVLHAHKIDEPPEKPCDATSSSAVAVTSPDRPAKQWHGLKVAEKCAAMIARVLPVDQIIRLASTSITTEPFPKNVGAIKMLHEAVEHRGREAIEPYLSEIMPGLITAYDDHESKVRKSAVFCMVAIHNAVGQEVMKPHLVPLYGSKLKLLNIYIQRAQQTASQPASPRGKN, encoded by the exons ATGGCATTGAATCCTCGAGATATGGACGCCTTTGTCGCGCTACTCTCCACTTCTGACATCAAGAAAAAACTGACTGTTGGAAATTTATTGCTCAATTATCTCGGGGATCCTACCAAGAGTATAGAGTGCCAGGATATCGGTTTGTTCATCGACCAAATTATTCCTTGGCTCGCCAATGGAAATGCCAAG GTAGTGCAAAATGGCCTCGAAGTTCTCACGTACCTCGCGGACCGAATGGGCCACGATTTCAGGCCTTACATTTCCACCATTATTCAACCGACGATAGACAGGCTAG GTGACAGCAAAGATCTGACTCGAGAGAAAGCTCGCCTCGTATTACTAAAAGTTATGGAAAAGGGTAGCATGATGCCTCAGCAATTGCTCGATCGCCTCCATCCAGCGTTCGGCCACAAGAATGCAAAACTTCGAGAAGAAGCTCTCGTGCTGCTCACAACGACCCTTAACGA ACACGGAGCAGACGAGATGCTACTTTCAGGCGTGATACCGAGTATCGTCAAACTGCTCTCGGACCCGAACGAAAAGGTTCGCGAGACCGCTGTCAACACAGCCGTGACAATCTACACCCACGTGGGCGAGCGATTCCGCATGGATCTTCAGAGAAAGCACAACGTACCACAAGCAAA ATGGGCTCTGCTGGCAGAAAAATTCGATCAAGTAAAAACGGACGGAGACTTTTTACCACTGGCATTGTCTTCCGATG TTGGTAAAGATAACGACGAGCCAGATAGAGCG ATCAAGTCCGCGCCGGTCAAGAGAACGACGAGCGTTCCACTCAAGAGAAGTCAGTTTGGTCCTGCAAAAGCCCCTTTGAGTACTCCAG gCCAAGCCGGTGCCGTGGACGAGGAGACCTTTTTGACCGCGTTCGAAGATGTTCCGTCTGTTAAATTATTCTCGGCCAAGGATCTCGAGGAGCAAATGAAGGTGATAAGCGAGACCATAGGCGACGACAAAAAAGACTGGAAACAAAGAACCGACAGC TTGAAAAGGCTACGAGGCATAATAGTCGCGGGTGGTACAAATTACGAAAACTTTACGGAATTGTTGAAAAGTATCCAGCGGCCATTTGCGGGCGCCTGCACAGATCTGAGGTCTCAAGTAGTCAGGGAGGCGTGCATAACCCTGGCCTTTCTAAGTCATCATTTGAAGAACAAACTCGCCGGCTTCGTTGAGGCCATTCTAGTCTCGATAATGAACCTCATACAAAATAGTGCCAAG gTGGTCGCAACGGCGGGTGCGGTGGCGCTACGCTTCATATTTCAAAATACCCACAGCGGACGGTTCATTCCGATTATAGCAGCTTCTCTGAGCAACAAGAGTAAAGATATACGTCGCGCCTCTTGCGAGTATCTCAACCTCATACTGCAATCGTGGCCCACTTTAATTCTTCAGAAACATGTGACAGTACTTCAGGATGCGATAAAAAAAGGCGTCGCTGATTCTGACTCGGAAGCTCGTGCATTCGCCCGGAA ATCTTACTGGGCTTTCAAAGATCATTTTCCGGAACAAGCAGAGGTTCTTTTGAACAGTCTTGACGCTACCTACAAAAGATCCCTCATGTCTTTGAGTAACAGCGGGAGTATAAACAGCCTAAATACAGTACCAAGGTCAATGAACACGAGTCCTCGTGCCTCGAGGCCGGGGCTTTCTTCAACAG AAACTGTCGTGAACACGGGCAGCACGGAAAATTTGCAAGCGAATGAGAGCCCGCCCCACGGGCTCCTCAGGCGGACACCGTCTCTGCCACGCTCCTATCGTCAGTCCGGAATACCAATTCTTCAGCGACAGTCCACTGACAATTACT GTCGAGTCACGCCCGGCCCGAGATCGACGAGCGCGATCGATCTTCAAGCAGCGAAACGAGCCCAGGCTAGAACGGTTTATGCCAATTTGAACCGCATGCGAGCCACTCCGC ATAACGATCATGGAGGTGAAGGTGCTACGAGACAAG CTCGCTTCAACAGATCACCGGACATGGCCGCAGCAGCCGCGAACACCGAAAGAACACCGAGGACTCGCACAAAAGTTGCCGGTGTTTCTCAATCTCAAC CGAACAGCAGATCAGGTTCACCGTCGTCGAGATCGAGTTACGCGACGTATAATCGCGATAACGAAAATTCAGCGATTAGACCACGTCGTCTCTCCGGACAGGGAATTCGTAGCGGAAGCAATAGTCGCGAACCCAGTCCTCAAAGATTTGCCATGGATCGGAGCTTCGCTTCGAAAATAag AGGACGAAATATGTATATGTCACCGAGTGAAAGACCACCGACTTCAAGGCCGGTGATGGCTCAGAAAATGCTGCAACAGTCGCGCGAGGCGGAATCTGCTCTGGCTGATGCGCTCACCGGTAAAGGTGACCACAGCGATGACAGCGAAACCAACAGTATCTGCTCGGAGCACAGCTTCGACGGTATCAGACGTGCCAGTGAT TCGTATTCGTGGAGCGGCTCGCAACAGAGACTTTATCGCGACCATTGGGATCAATCGATTGTTAAG GACATCAAGGAAATAATCGAGAATTGTGGTCGTAACCCATGGACCAATCGAAAAGAAGGTCTCATAGGGCTTCACAACTTTCTCTCTAATGGAAATACGCTATCAGCCTCGGAGCTCCGCAAAGTCACCGACATATTTGCTAAAATGTTTATGGATTCGCACACCAAAGTGTTTAGCCTTTTCCTTGATACACTAACGGTATTGATAACGACACATCGAGAggatttaaatgattggcttTATGTGCTTTGTGCGAGGCTCCTCAACAAATTGGGCACCGATCTTCTTGGCTCTGTACAGACTAAAGTTTACAAAACTCTTGATGTTGTTAG AGAGTCCTTTCCCGGTGATCTGTTGTTACCCGCAGTCATGAGATTTCTTACGGATCCTACGCAAACGCCCAATTCTCGGGTCAAAGTAGcaacgttgaattttttgatgcaCGTTGCCGGTAATTCGCAACCTTCTGCTCTCAACCCAACTTGTAAATCAGCTCTCGCGCGATTACTTAATTGGACAATGGACGTTAAGAGCCAGGACGTAAGGAGACACGCCGAAGAAGCCGTAATCGCACTTTATAATCTCAACCCGCCTCAATTCCCAATGATTCTCGGTGAATTGCCGAAATTCTATCAG GACGCAGCTATGCCTCTCATTCAGGCACATTTGAAAAGATCATCGAGTTCGAGCAATCCGTCGTCACCGGGTATGGAAACCGGACGTTTGTTGCATTCACCAGCTCGCACGAGAACGAAAACAGACGTCGATATGACAGATGCCGACAATCTCAATCCCGAGGAAGTCTACAA GTCTTTGAGACGCACGACAGCCGAAATACAAAATTATGGTTTCGAAAGAACCACAACCAGTAAAGATAGCGGTATAAGCAACATGGCTGATGTCGAAGAGAAAATGGAGAGTCTCACTCTAACAAATTCC ggCCGTTCTTCGTCCGTGTCTTCGCCTACGCAGCGTGGTAAGCCTGTTAACAATAATGGCTCGAGTGACACAATAGCTGGCGATTTGATATTGCCGCAACAGCAGGAAAATAACGGTTACGGAACACATA GTTCTTCTCCGGACATGCTACTCCGAGGTCCGGAAGTTGTTGATAACACGATCAAGACGCTCCAGTCCGCGATTAGTCAGAATTCTGCGAAAGTTCAAGCCCTTGAAGAATTTCAACTGTACGTACGCGACTGTGACGCGGCCTACATAAAACAGCAGTTCAA AAAATTACTAAAGACCCTTCTCGAGTGTCTAGCGTCAGAGGATAAACAGCTTGAGATTCAGGTGCTTCAGACGCTGATCGAGATGCTTAAGTGTCCAGAGCTTGTTGAGTCGTTCAGCAAGTACGCGGAATTGGTGGTATTGAAGGTTTTGCATGCTCACAAAATCGACGAGCCGCCAGAAAAACCATGCGACGCGACGAGTTCCAGCGCAGTTGCTGTTACCAGTCCTGACAGACCTGCCAAACAGTGGCACGGGCTTAAAGTAGCTGAAAAATGTGCGGCAATGATTGCGAGGGTACTGCCGGTCGATCAAATAATACGCCTAGCTTCAACCTCGATTACGACAGAACCTTTTCCCAAAAATGTTGGGGCCATCAAAATGTTGCACGAGGCTGTCGAACATCGAGGTCGTGAGGCAATCGAACCATACTTATCGGAAATCATGCCCGGTCTGATCACG GCTTACGATGACCACGAGAGTAAAGTACGAAAGAGCGCTGTGTTTTGCATGGTAGCAATACACAACGCGGTTGGCCAAGAAGTAATGAAGCCGCATTTGGTTCCACTGTATGGAAGTAAGCTCAAGCTGTTGAACATTTATATACAAAGAGCACAGCAGACGGCGAGTCAGCCAGCGAGTCCTCGTGGCAAGAACTAA
- the chb gene encoding CLIP-associating protein 1-A isoform X3 — protein MALNPRDMDAFVALLSTSDIKKKLTVGNLLLNYLGDPTKSIECQDIGLFIDQIIPWLANGNAKVVQNGLEVLTYLADRMGHDFRPYISTIIQPTIDRLGDSKDLTREKARLVLLKVMEKGSMMPQQLLDRLHPAFGHKNAKLREEALVLLTTTLNEHGADEMLLSGVIPSIVKLLSDPNEKVRETAVNTAVTIYTHVGERFRMDLQRKHNVPQAKWALLAEKFDQVKTDGDFLPLALSSDVGKDNDEPDRAIKSAPVKRTTSVPLKRSQFGPAKAPLSTPGQAGAVDEETFLTAFEDVPSVKLFSAKDLEEQMKVISETIGDDKKDWKQRTDSLKRLRGIIVAGGTNYENFTELLKSIQRPFAGACTDLRSQVVREACITLAFLSHHLKNKLAGFVEAILVSIMNLIQNSAKVVATAGAVALRFIFQNTHSGRFIPIIAASLSNKSKDIRRASCEYLNLILQSWPTLILQKHVTVLQDAIKKGVADSDSEARAFARKSYWAFKDHFPEQAEVLLNSLDATYKRSLMSLSNSGSINSLNTVPRSMNTSPRASRPGLSSTETVVNTGSTENLQANESPPHGLLRRTPSLPRSYRQSGIPILQRQSTDNYCRVTPGPRSTSAIDLQAAKRAQARTVYANLNRMRATPHNDHGGEGATRQARFNRSPDMAAAAANTERTPRTRTKVAGVSQSQPNSRSGSPSSRSSYATYNRDNENSAIRPRRLSGQGIRSGSNSREPSPQRFAMDRSFASKIRGRNMYMSPSERPPTSRPVMAQKMLQQSREAESALADALTGKGDHSDDSETNSICSEHSFDGIRRASDDIKEIIENCGRNPWTNRKEGLIGLHNFLSNGNTLSASELRKVTDIFAKMFMDSHTKVFSLFLDTLTVLITTHREDLNDWLYVLCARLLNKLGTDLLGSVQTKVYKTLDVVRESFPGDLLLPAVMRFLTDPTQTPNSRVKVATLNFLMHVAGNSQPSALNPTCKSALARLLNWTMDVKSQDVRRHAEEAVIALYNLNPPQFPMILGELPKFYQDAAMPLIQAHLKRSSSSSNPSSPGMETGRLLHSPARTRTKTDVDMTDADNLNPEEVYKSLRRTTAEIQNYGFERTTTSKDSGISNMADVEEKMESLTLTNSGRSSSVSSPTQRGKPVNNNGSSDTIAGDLILPQQQENNGYGTHSSSPDMLLRGPEVVDNTIKTLQSAISQNSAKVQALEEFQLYVRDCDAAYIKQQFKKLLKTLLECLASEDKQLEIQVLQTLIEMLKCPELVESFSKYAELVVLKVLHAHKIDEPPEKPCDATSSSAVAVTSPDRPAKQWHGLKVAEKCAAMIARVLPVDQIIRLASTSITTEPFPKNVGAIKMLHEAVEHRGREAIEPYLSEIMPGLITAYDDHESKVRKSAVFCMVAIHNAVGQEVMKPHLVPLYGSKLKLLNIYIQRAQQTASQPASPRGKN, from the exons ATGGCATTGAATCCTCGAGATATGGACGCCTTTGTCGCGCTACTCTCCACTTCTGACATCAAGAAAAAACTGACTGTTGGAAATTTATTGCTCAATTATCTCGGGGATCCTACCAAGAGTATAGAGTGCCAGGATATCGGTTTGTTCATCGACCAAATTATTCCTTGGCTCGCCAATGGAAATGCCAAG GTAGTGCAAAATGGCCTCGAAGTTCTCACGTACCTCGCGGACCGAATGGGCCACGATTTCAGGCCTTACATTTCCACCATTATTCAACCGACGATAGACAGGCTAG GTGACAGCAAAGATCTGACTCGAGAGAAAGCTCGCCTCGTATTACTAAAAGTTATGGAAAAGGGTAGCATGATGCCTCAGCAATTGCTCGATCGCCTCCATCCAGCGTTCGGCCACAAGAATGCAAAACTTCGAGAAGAAGCTCTCGTGCTGCTCACAACGACCCTTAACGA ACACGGAGCAGACGAGATGCTACTTTCAGGCGTGATACCGAGTATCGTCAAACTGCTCTCGGACCCGAACGAAAAGGTTCGCGAGACCGCTGTCAACACAGCCGTGACAATCTACACCCACGTGGGCGAGCGATTCCGCATGGATCTTCAGAGAAAGCACAACGTACCACAAGCAAA ATGGGCTCTGCTGGCAGAAAAATTCGATCAAGTAAAAACGGACGGAGACTTTTTACCACTGGCATTGTCTTCCGATG TTGGTAAAGATAACGACGAGCCAGATAGAGCG ATCAAGTCCGCGCCGGTCAAGAGAACGACGAGCGTTCCACTCAAGAGAAGTCAGTTTGGTCCTGCAAAAGCCCCTTTGAGTACTCCAG gCCAAGCCGGTGCCGTGGACGAGGAGACCTTTTTGACCGCGTTCGAAGATGTTCCGTCTGTTAAATTATTCTCGGCCAAGGATCTCGAGGAGCAAATGAAGGTGATAAGCGAGACCATAGGCGACGACAAAAAAGACTGGAAACAAAGAACCGACAGC TTGAAAAGGCTACGAGGCATAATAGTCGCGGGTGGTACAAATTACGAAAACTTTACGGAATTGTTGAAAAGTATCCAGCGGCCATTTGCGGGCGCCTGCACAGATCTGAGGTCTCAAGTAGTCAGGGAGGCGTGCATAACCCTGGCCTTTCTAAGTCATCATTTGAAGAACAAACTCGCCGGCTTCGTTGAGGCCATTCTAGTCTCGATAATGAACCTCATACAAAATAGTGCCAAG gTGGTCGCAACGGCGGGTGCGGTGGCGCTACGCTTCATATTTCAAAATACCCACAGCGGACGGTTCATTCCGATTATAGCAGCTTCTCTGAGCAACAAGAGTAAAGATATACGTCGCGCCTCTTGCGAGTATCTCAACCTCATACTGCAATCGTGGCCCACTTTAATTCTTCAGAAACATGTGACAGTACTTCAGGATGCGATAAAAAAAGGCGTCGCTGATTCTGACTCGGAAGCTCGTGCATTCGCCCGGAA ATCTTACTGGGCTTTCAAAGATCATTTTCCGGAACAAGCAGAGGTTCTTTTGAACAGTCTTGACGCTACCTACAAAAGATCCCTCATGTCTTTGAGTAACAGCGGGAGTATAAACAGCCTAAATACAGTACCAAGGTCAATGAACACGAGTCCTCGTGCCTCGAGGCCGGGGCTTTCTTCAACAG AAACTGTCGTGAACACGGGCAGCACGGAAAATTTGCAAGCGAATGAGAGCCCGCCCCACGGGCTCCTCAGGCGGACACCGTCTCTGCCACGCTCCTATCGTCAGTCCGGAATACCAATTCTTCAGCGACAGTCCACTGACAATTACT GTCGAGTCACGCCCGGCCCGAGATCGACGAGCGCGATCGATCTTCAAGCAGCGAAACGAGCCCAGGCTAGAACGGTTTATGCCAATTTGAACCGCATGCGAGCCACTCCGC ATAACGATCATGGAGGTGAAGGTGCTACGAGACAAG CTCGCTTCAACAGATCACCGGACATGGCCGCAGCAGCCGCGAACACCGAAAGAACACCGAGGACTCGCACAAAAGTTGCCGGTGTTTCTCAATCTCAAC CGAACAGCAGATCAGGTTCACCGTCGTCGAGATCGAGTTACGCGACGTATAATCGCGATAACGAAAATTCAGCGATTAGACCACGTCGTCTCTCCGGACAGGGAATTCGTAGCGGAAGCAATAGTCGCGAACCCAGTCCTCAAAGATTTGCCATGGATCGGAGCTTCGCTTCGAAAATAag AGGACGAAATATGTATATGTCACCGAGTGAAAGACCACCGACTTCAAGGCCGGTGATGGCTCAGAAAATGCTGCAACAGTCGCGCGAGGCGGAATCTGCTCTGGCTGATGCGCTCACCGGTAAAGGTGACCACAGCGATGACAGCGAAACCAACAGTATCTGCTCGGAGCACAGCTTCGACGGTATCAGACGTGCCAGTGAT GACATCAAGGAAATAATCGAGAATTGTGGTCGTAACCCATGGACCAATCGAAAAGAAGGTCTCATAGGGCTTCACAACTTTCTCTCTAATGGAAATACGCTATCAGCCTCGGAGCTCCGCAAAGTCACCGACATATTTGCTAAAATGTTTATGGATTCGCACACCAAAGTGTTTAGCCTTTTCCTTGATACACTAACGGTATTGATAACGACACATCGAGAggatttaaatgattggcttTATGTGCTTTGTGCGAGGCTCCTCAACAAATTGGGCACCGATCTTCTTGGCTCTGTACAGACTAAAGTTTACAAAACTCTTGATGTTGTTAG AGAGTCCTTTCCCGGTGATCTGTTGTTACCCGCAGTCATGAGATTTCTTACGGATCCTACGCAAACGCCCAATTCTCGGGTCAAAGTAGcaacgttgaattttttgatgcaCGTTGCCGGTAATTCGCAACCTTCTGCTCTCAACCCAACTTGTAAATCAGCTCTCGCGCGATTACTTAATTGGACAATGGACGTTAAGAGCCAGGACGTAAGGAGACACGCCGAAGAAGCCGTAATCGCACTTTATAATCTCAACCCGCCTCAATTCCCAATGATTCTCGGTGAATTGCCGAAATTCTATCAG GACGCAGCTATGCCTCTCATTCAGGCACATTTGAAAAGATCATCGAGTTCGAGCAATCCGTCGTCACCGGGTATGGAAACCGGACGTTTGTTGCATTCACCAGCTCGCACGAGAACGAAAACAGACGTCGATATGACAGATGCCGACAATCTCAATCCCGAGGAAGTCTACAA GTCTTTGAGACGCACGACAGCCGAAATACAAAATTATGGTTTCGAAAGAACCACAACCAGTAAAGATAGCGGTATAAGCAACATGGCTGATGTCGAAGAGAAAATGGAGAGTCTCACTCTAACAAATTCC ggCCGTTCTTCGTCCGTGTCTTCGCCTACGCAGCGTGGTAAGCCTGTTAACAATAATGGCTCGAGTGACACAATAGCTGGCGATTTGATATTGCCGCAACAGCAGGAAAATAACGGTTACGGAACACATA GTTCTTCTCCGGACATGCTACTCCGAGGTCCGGAAGTTGTTGATAACACGATCAAGACGCTCCAGTCCGCGATTAGTCAGAATTCTGCGAAAGTTCAAGCCCTTGAAGAATTTCAACTGTACGTACGCGACTGTGACGCGGCCTACATAAAACAGCAGTTCAA AAAATTACTAAAGACCCTTCTCGAGTGTCTAGCGTCAGAGGATAAACAGCTTGAGATTCAGGTGCTTCAGACGCTGATCGAGATGCTTAAGTGTCCAGAGCTTGTTGAGTCGTTCAGCAAGTACGCGGAATTGGTGGTATTGAAGGTTTTGCATGCTCACAAAATCGACGAGCCGCCAGAAAAACCATGCGACGCGACGAGTTCCAGCGCAGTTGCTGTTACCAGTCCTGACAGACCTGCCAAACAGTGGCACGGGCTTAAAGTAGCTGAAAAATGTGCGGCAATGATTGCGAGGGTACTGCCGGTCGATCAAATAATACGCCTAGCTTCAACCTCGATTACGACAGAACCTTTTCCCAAAAATGTTGGGGCCATCAAAATGTTGCACGAGGCTGTCGAACATCGAGGTCGTGAGGCAATCGAACCATACTTATCGGAAATCATGCCCGGTCTGATCACG GCTTACGATGACCACGAGAGTAAAGTACGAAAGAGCGCTGTGTTTTGCATGGTAGCAATACACAACGCGGTTGGCCAAGAAGTAATGAAGCCGCATTTGGTTCCACTGTATGGAAGTAAGCTCAAGCTGTTGAACATTTATATACAAAGAGCACAGCAGACGGCGAGTCAGCCAGCGAGTCCTCGTGGCAAGAACTAA